The genomic region AAGCCCTCGAAGCTTACGATCGCGCCTTGGAATTGCAGCCCAAAGCTTCTTATCTTTGGCAACAACGAGGGGAAACCTTAAAACGATTGAGGCGCTATCAAGAGGCGATCGCCTCCTACGACCGGGCGATCGAAGTGAGTATGAATCCGATCGGTCGCTATCAAGCTTGGAATGGAAAAGGTTCCTTATTGTTTGCCTTGCAGCGCTACGAAGAATCGATCGCCGCTTACCACCAAGCCTTAGCCATTTGTCCCAATGGAATCGGATCGTCCCATATTTTAGGATTGGAAGGGATGGCCTGGTCGAAATTAAAACATTATGAAAAAGCAGGCGATTGCTATCGGCAAGCCTATCACAAGGCGATTGAAGTCTCGGAACAAACTCGCTTTCACTTGAACGATTGGCGGGTTCGATCTGCCGAGCAGATTTAACTTGGAA from Oxynema aestuarii AP17 harbors:
- a CDS encoding tetratricopeptide repeat protein codes for the protein MEFLLVILASIAIAYGLLKMLTKIKNFDRDRATSSTPEPPREPAVIEESCPPGSPSIRVEQFLEKTTANDLGSPSKDSSYEDWKNRGDRHLVCGAYPEALEAYDRALELQPKASYLWQQRGETLKRLRRYQEAIASYDRAIEVSMNPIGRYQAWNGKGSLLFALQRYEESIAAYHQALAICPNGIGSSHILGLEGMAWSKLKHYEKAGDCYRQAYHKAIEVSEQTRFHLNDWRVRSAEQI